AATGGTTATCGAATCGATTTCATTTTGCTGAAGCATTGGATTCAGATCCCGGAATCGTAGTGCGAACTGCAAAGAGACTATTCAGACAGACTAATTGATTGGCAATACTCATACTACCAATCAACATTTTAACCTGGGAGAGTGACCTATAAAATGCGAACTCGAACTTCTGTTTGCCCGAAGCGTAGTCACCTGAATACACCACCGATTTGATTTTAGCATCATGTAGAaaagatgtgtctaaaacgcgcctgccgagCAATTTGACCCgtctgattttctcgtaaaccagcaagaatagaaatgcaatggatataggtaatcgtgctagtcaatgataggaagttttacatttgtaacatgctttaaaaaaataagaaaaataattttctttggaagcgattttcgatgtagttttctacatcatttctacactgcgtttcacaactatagaaccactcattttttctgagtttccagagatatgtaagaagtcggttgaattgaagtatatagtgtaagaTATAACAACTaccttcatttaaaagactggccgtttgaactttattgttgtgttcaggcgcgaaacattcaaaaaactaaaattccagtgtttcatagctATAGAACCAGAAAAAAtctcacttctttacaaaattaacgtgaatttcacataaattacaataagtttctaattcgtagatcatcttttgttctcaatcagttcaaataacccattcggggtggttttgaccaagctgcggcATGTTATAGTgtatatctcgttctacgcagaggatattattcgtttgagctcttcaaatcactcatactgcttgtaagctgcatctactattcgtacgatcacttctcataatttcttgataggattttgatctggtaaacaagctgaccagtccagaatacgaagcccctattcaataaaccatgccttgactttctggatgttatgaattgatgccaaattacccaatcatcaaggtgtttttgatgcaagaacagaagtaaatgattctgaaggtttttgttgcttgaaaccgattcagaggcgatactGTGGGTCATAATTATTGAGTCGAgatcccagtgaatatctcagatgaagaacatggtaagaaaggattcatttccttctcaatttgatattttccgcatcagcttaccatcgggcagtatggcataccctcgatcgggaccatttgctcgctttcggccggataacattctcacgagagaaatagcttgtatgtgggggttgccagatgattttttcaaatatctctgcatagcacgaataaatgtcttgaaatgtaattataatgaacaaaaatgagcaaaccatcacgatatttctaaatcatgttcgataaatcacacaaacaattgttttcacataccttgaaatgacctcagtatgttttcgcaaaattaaatgtcttcaaaacgaacaCATGTCTTCACAATTGGCATCTAttttatgtgctcagagaatgcaggaaaacaagagcgcggactggagaattaatgcacgaatactgggagaacacgctcaccggaaaaacggtttcttctcttcgctggtgggcatgaagggaatagattgatggaagctctcattcatacaacctgtttctctgagctttatagtctctgagagaaacaacttatgagcatattatacttctgctggccATTTAACTCCGTATGATTAGGAATGTAGAATTTGGGAGccctacaaaataaaattcgtagcacttttgtttttcagtatcgATAATACAGAACGATTAAAGATGActggtctcgacgagggcatggttcaagggattgaatgtaggtcgtgatttcattcgcgtgatatctcggcttatgtccaatcactacaacctaaacgcgcatctctatcgccttgggctcgcagcaaacaatctttgtgattgtggcgatggctaccacgacatcgagcatgttgtctggtcgtgtatccggttccatgctgctcgctctcagctctctagagcactgagagcaaaaggcagacaatcggatatccccgtccgggatatcttaggtagccgtgatcctgatcttctgcttcatctatacctgttcctcagaaacgccgatgtcaacgtttaatgatgtttccttcgttgtttccccgtttcatatccctcctatccgatcgataaacttttacttagtcgcggcaatacatacacacactctttacagatgcacgggccaaaggttgtgcagtccactgatcattcaacaagagccaaaggttgtaccgctcatgacaactctacacgaactgatgattgcgccggctagtgaccattctatcctggattcctcgagtcgagaaagacgcaccacgctagatatggggtacagactagggagcgttgctgattaatggtcagctgcatcccaataggaagtagcccgtggcgggcacacgtatagagcatcgaagactgcaacataccaattatgagaacacttgtaatactaacctcgagccaaccgcgagtaatcggttacatattactaacatagttgtaagacaaaaattgtcaaaatattggactcccggtcCCGTCAGgttaacgccacatgtgccttaataaaaaatatattttggaaaaaaaaaaaaaaaaaagatgactgAGGGCTAACTAAtatacgtactgacgtagttgttaccttaaattttaagagcacggtcaagataaatccattctcgcttagggggtgcgtattacacacttctcctatagtCAGATATAAACCATCTAATCACGTGCTTTCTTTCGTAGGCTTACGATTGCAATGTTTAGCTTAGTTAGGAAAACAGACCCTGTGGAGGTTCTGATCTGGTTTGAGTTAAACGTTTGAATGACGTTGCACATCAGCCTAGTGACTAGCTAGCTGGAATGATTATTTCGATAGCGACTCCACTGCATCATTGAGAGAAGGAAATTATGAACAGCAGGTGGTTTGACTTTGCTCGTTGCTGCAGGATCTGTGATTTCTGCTATCGATAACGTGCGGAGTGTTTTTGCAAGCTTGATACGACCGATGAAGGGTTGTATGCTAGATATCTGAGCCGATAAACCATCAGGAACGTCAGATTGGATGGGCATATTGCTCGTTGTAGGGGGAAGATGATGATCATGAACACAATTGAACATCTTCTTGCTGGGTCATTCAAAAAGTGTTCGTGGCTTTTCGTTGAATTTTTGAACGAAATATTTGCTTTAGTATTTCATACGATCACTTCGAGTAACGCTTCGACATCAAAATCTGCAGAATGAAATTTTGGTTTCTCTTGGGTAATCTCAGATTTGAGCGCACGCATCGGCTTCGAGCTCTACGCCCCGCTACCGGATTATAAGCGGATTACAAACCAATCAATTTTTCGCAAGCCATCACACGGAGATGGCGGAAGGACTAAAATGCATCACGTGTTTACTGCTTGTAAATTGAAACACTCGCCCAGCGGTGGTCAATGGAAGTATGTGGTTAAATCAGCTCACTAAGCAGAacaaaacaacggaaaaaagcaaaaattggACGTTCAGAGTAGCCCGCTTCTAGCCTAACCCTTAAAGGATTGAATTTCAAACTCGGAGTTATAAATAGTGCAGTGTATGCGTCGTATCGgtatcagtgttctgccagCTTCTCCGGCATTTGCATTCGTTCATCGTGCAAACCGTTGGTCCTCAAGCGTGCATCAAGCTGGTGGTCAGTACAGTGGTTGAGAATTTTTCCCGGAATCGCTACTCTACAAAAAGCACGGTAAGTGATTCAATGTCAGTGCAATATCACCCGTATGAACTGCATTTCGTTGCATTATCCCGTTGATAAAGTGCATAGTTTGTTAAATTTCGAGGAAAAACCCTACTGTGGGCTTCTGTCTTCATAACCGTTGGGTTCCTGGTTTAATTTACGGTAATTTATGTAAAATGAACTCCCACTCATGAGTACATgaagtctgttcaaaaagtaacgCGGCTTTTGTTTTTCCGCGGAGTGCGTAAATGcgattttccatatttttacaCACATTATCTAAACGCGCTTATTCCCACGTTTTGATTGCGGCCGATTTGTactcctcaaattgtaccgtTTCCCCAACACTACCCTAATTGtatggtttccctaacacagacatcaaaactagCCTGGGGCATTGGGGCTTGGGGAAATCACTATTGCaaatactagaggcgaatggactttcaagtttaaagcctctatagcaTAAAAAGTTAAAGTTATTGATTCATGCAAGATTCATgcatgatgatgatggcccacctcatacccctacaaaggtttgagcaggacgatttatctcATAGATAATATTcaagtttaaaaatatcaagagaccagtattataaaaaaaaacaaagcgaactggatctgttgtaggcataaatatctattaatagaacagtaaaaataggcacaaactgcgaaaaaacaaacaatgttcacatccatattgacattgacatagtcATGGTCTCATCCAATGTttttccaaggcatgtcaagagaatttccaacccgggaagatcct
The Toxorhynchites rutilus septentrionalis strain SRP chromosome 2, ASM2978413v1, whole genome shotgun sequence genome window above contains:
- the LOC129766876 gene encoding uncharacterized protein LOC129766876 is translated as MHHVFTACKLKHSPSGGQWNVCVVSVSVFCQLLRHLHSFIVQTVGPQACIKLVVSTVVENFSRNRYSTKSTMKSNVFVLFELLACVLLLEGLHAQKEGNGLHKGST